In Armatimonadota bacterium, the genomic stretch CGAGTTTCGGCTTTGACCGAGGACTTGCTGGTTGATAAGGCTCAGCTTCTAACCCTGACCGCGCCGGAGATGACGGTTTTGGTTGGTGGGTTGAGGGTGCTGGGCACGAACTATGATGGTTCGTCTCACGGCGTTTTCACCTCATCTCCGGGGACTTTGAGCAATGACTTCTTTGTGAATCTGCTCGATTTCGGAGTCACTTGGTCGGCGACTTCGGATGCTCAGGAAGTGTTTGAGGCGAAGGATCGGAAGACTGGTCAGGTTCGCTGGACTGGAACTCGGGCTGACCTGATCTTTGGGTCGAACAGCGAGCTTCGGGCGATTGCTGAGGTTTATGCTCAGGACGATTCGGCGGCGAAGTTCAAGCGCGACTTTGTTACGGCTTGGAACAAGGTGATGAACCTTGATCGCTTCGACCTGAAGTAATCCGCTCCTTGGGGGTAATGTTTCGACATGCTAGCAGCGTCAATCATTGCCCCTTCTTTGTACGTCTCGGCCTGGATCGTCGGTTGGAACCCTGCCAGCATCAGCACGTTTGAGAAGCAGTCGGCGAAGCTGAGCGAAGTCATGCCAGAGCGGTATGAGATCACGCCTAGCGGTACGATTGCTCTGAAGTCGAGTTGGAAAGACGCAGATTGGAAGCGTGTTCAGGCAGCGGCGCGAAAGAACAAGGTCAAAGTGCTCGGCATGGTCCATAACTTCGTTCTGCCTGATGGCTTTAATGCAAAGGCGATGAGCCTGATGCTGAACGACCCGAAGAAGGTCAAGGCGGCGGTAGCTACCTTGGTCGGCTTCGTTAAGAAGGATTCTCTGGACGGGATTGATCTCGATTTTGAGTCTTTGGCAGTGACGGATCGGAAGGCGTATTCAGCGTTCGTCGCGGATTTGGCCAAAGCGCTCCATGCTCAGAAGAAGCTTTTGTCTGTCACGGTACATCCTAAGGAGTCGGAGCCGGGGAACTGGGATGGGCCGAAGGCGCAGGATTGGAAGGCGATTGGGGCGGTGGCGGATCGGGTGAAGATCATGTGTTATGACGTTCACTGGTCGACCTCGGAGCCGGGACCGATTGCTCCGACAGACTGGGTTGTTCGGGTGGCGAAGTTCGCTATCACCCAAATGCCTCTGTCGAAGGTAGATATCGGGGTTGCGTGGTACGGATATGACTGGCGGCAAAAGCCGGCTTTGTCTCTGACGTATGCGGACCTCTCTCGGCTGCCGTTTCGGATGGATGCCTCCAGCGGGGAGCTGACCCAGGGTCCTTCGGTTTTCTTTTCCGGTCGGGCGGCGTTTGAGCAGAAGGTTGCAGCAATTCGGTCCTTGGGGTTGAACAAGGTGAGCGCCTGGTATTGCGGCTCGGAAGAGCCGGACGTTTGGCGCTTGATTCCGGGTCGGTGAGCGTTCTTCAGTTTCGGAGAGAACTGCGACGCATTCTGGTGGGGACATTGGGTTCAAATAGGTGCTCGTTTTTCAATTTGGGTGGGGACAAGTGGGGACAGGCTTCTGAGGTGAGAGTTGGGAGGCTTGTACACCGCTTTGCACGGGCTTCGGCGGGGGCAGGTGAGATGCGTCTATTTCTTGGGGACGTACCGCCCTGACGCAGCCGGGATCTTCGACGCGCGAGTGTAAAGAATTTTTGATCATCACCTTGTAGGCGAAGTTTCGGGGGGTTTGTCAACCTTCTCGTTGGGAGTTGGGGTTGTTGAACTTCTATCCAAAGCTCTGACTGCTCCAAGTTGGTTCACTGGTAACCTGGCTCGGTGAGGGCGTCGAGTTGTTCTGGGCGCGGTTACCAGTGCCACCCCAGTTACTTTTGCTTACTCAGCCCACGCAAGTGTCTCGCCGGTGGTGACCCCGGACTGAGTGACTTCGACGGGCGGAAGTTGATGCTCCAGCATCGGCAAGGCGAGAAGCGCGGTCATCGTGTTTCCATCATACAGCAAGAGTGCTCAGCGCGGTGTTTGCGTGTGAGGTTATCGGAGTGTAGTACGTTTTTGTTATACTTGCTTTGTGCGAGAGTGGATCGGGGGGCTCAGCAAGCGTCAGCAACTAGCGTTGTTTGGGCTTTGTTACGCCGGTCTCCTTGGATGCTTGATGACACTCTACGGTCTGGCGGCGGGGAAATATCCTGGAGGAATGCTTCCTGGATTGGTAGCCGTTCCTTTCGGCTTTTATCTTCTTGGGAAACTCAACGAGAAGCGGGGACAGGCACCGCAACCAATCGAGATCCCCGAATTGGCAGAACTCCTCATCGAGTGCGGTGCGAGAAAGCCTCACCTTTCGATTTTGCGCGGGAAAGACAACCGGGAGTATCCGCGTCCGTTCATTTATGGCGAGGCAATCTCGATCTCGGAAGTTGCGCTTGAGAGTCTGAGTCGTCCAGCCCTGAACTGGTTTCTGCGAACCGAGTATCGGTCACAGAAGCGGGTTTTCGGCTTCTTCGGCAGGACGTTTCCAGGGCTAGCGTTGGTCACACTGCCATTGATGGGCCTGATAGAGAGATTTAAGGTTTCTGATTGGTGGATGCTCGGCATCCTGGCTATGTTGGTGATCTACTTTGCTTTGGGATTCAAAGTTGAGGCTTTGGAGCAATTACGTGCGGATCGCGAGACAACAATCTCTGACGAAGACTTTCTTGCGGCGAAAGAAGCGCTGAGTTACCCGTTCTTCGCACAAATTCACCGAAGACGCGGAAAGCGGTTCATGTTCAATCCTAAAGAATTGGAGAGACGAGCGAAAAATCTTGGGATTGAGTTAGAAGAGGGGTATCGGGTTCCGGGAGCAATGCCAATTCGTTTAGGAGAATCAGAGGTTGGGGTTGCGAGTCAGGCCTAAGGGTTGGTTGTTTTAGCCTAGGCAATGCGATTGCCTAGGCATCGATTTTGCTTTAATCCATGAACCACAAGATGAAAGGAGAGAGCTGGGTGCCCAGACTCGCGCACAGCAGCATGATTGCTTGGCGCTCGAACTTTTCATAAATTCTGCTACATATGCAACCCGCTGCCGAAAGGGCGATCAGGGCGAGCGATAGATTGTGATACACAGTTAAGTGTCGCACAACCAATATCAGAATGAATCCTCCTGGAACGCCGGCGAAAAGGCTCATGAGTGCGACACCGCAACCGATCCTATTCTTTGGCTTCAGTTCTCCGTCTTGCCGATTCGCGTCGACAGGGACTTTCATCTTGCTCATTGTACGCGCTCTATCTTGAAAGTAGTGCTGGGCTTATTCCGGAGGCGGAATCTGGTCGGTGTTCGGCCTCACCCCCTAAATCCCCCTCTCCATGAATGGAGAGGGGGACTTTCGGAGGATGTCTGTCACAATGGAGGGGTGTCTGAAACTCCGATTCGACCTGCGATTTTGAAGATGAGCCCTTATTCTCCGGGGAAACCGATTGGGGAGGTTCAGCGGGAGTTGGGGTTGGATCGGGTGATAAAGCTGGCTTCGAATGAGAACCCTTTGGGGCCGTCGCCTCGGGCGGTTGAGGCGGTGAAGGCGGCGGCGGAGACGCTGCATCTTTATCCGGATGCTTCGTGCTTCTCGCTGCGTGAGGCTTTGGCGGCGAAGTAC encodes the following:
- a CDS encoding glycosyl hydrolase family 18 protein translates to MLAASIIAPSLYVSAWIVGWNPASISTFEKQSAKLSEVMPERYEITPSGTIALKSSWKDADWKRVQAAARKNKVKVLGMVHNFVLPDGFNAKAMSLMLNDPKKVKAAVATLVGFVKKDSLDGIDLDFESLAVTDRKAYSAFVADLAKALHAQKKLLSVTVHPKESEPGNWDGPKAQDWKAIGAVADRVKIMCYDVHWSTSEPGPIAPTDWVVRVAKFAITQMPLSKVDIGVAWYGYDWRQKPALSLTYADLSRLPFRMDASSGELTQGPSVFFSGRAAFEQKVAAIRSLGLNKVSAWYCGSEEPDVWRLIPGR